TCGGCGCCAATAACCCGGGCATTTGCCGCCATCTCGACAATGGGTTGCCAGGAGACGGTGAATGCACCGCGCGTGACGGCCTCGCGCAGATCCGCTTCCACGCCCACGCGCTCGCGGAATTCCCCGAATGCATCGGGTGCGAAGTGCTGCGCCCGATTGCCGCCGTTGTCGGCGCTGGCCAGTGAGGCCGCCGATGCCGCATCGATGGCATAGTGGGCCGGCACGCCGTCCGCGAATGCCGCGAGGCCGATCGAGGCGGTGATGTTGATCCGGTCGCCATCGATGGCCATCGGCTCCGCCAGCACGGTGAGCGCCTGCTCGGCCGTTGCCTCGAGCCAATGCTCGAGTTGCGGATCATCATGCTGCATGTGGCGAACGCGAACGATAATGAAGGTGTCGCCATCGCCGCGGGCGAGCATGTCGTCAGGGCCCAGTATCCTGGCCAGTCGCTCGGACGCCGTCCGCAGGACGGTGCCGATTCCGGATTGCCCGGTCGCGCCCAGCACGAGCTCCATGCGGTCGAGCCGGACCTTGACCGCGGCGACGCCGGCTGGCGCCGGGGTGGTGTCGATCAGTGCCTGCGCTTCCCGGATGATGCTGGCGCGGTTGCGCAGGCCGGTCACGGCATCGAATTCGATGGCGGTGCGCAGCTCCTGCTGGGAACGATGATAGTCGACCCGTAATTCCATGGTCTCGATGACGAGCTCGGCGTATTCGCGCAGCCAGCGCTCCTCGTCGGCGTCGAGCCGGGCCCGCGGCTCGCTGGCGATCAGACACAGGGTGCCGACCGCGTGGCCCTCGCGCGTCCGCAACGGCATGCCGGCGTAGAAGCGCACGTGCGGCGGGCCGGTGACGATGCCGAGGTGACGCGTGCGTGCGTCCGTTCGCAGATCCGGGATCACGAGCAGGTCGTCGTGGGCGAGAGTGAACTGGCAGACGCTGTCCTCGCGGGGACAGGTGAATCGCTGGCCCTCGAATGCCTTGACCCACTGGCGGTCATTATCCAGCAGATGGATGCCGACGCTCGGCATGTCGAAGAAGTCGGCGACCATGCGCACGATGCGATCGAAGGGCGGCTCGTAATCCGTATCGAGGATCTGGAGCCGGTGGAGCGCATCCAGCCGCGGGTCCGCGTCCTGCTTGGCGGGCACTGTGTTCTCGGGCATGGATCAGAGGCGTCCGTCGTTGCA
This genomic stretch from Halofilum ochraceum harbors:
- a CDS encoding putative bifunctional diguanylate cyclase/phosphodiesterase, translated to MPENTVPAKQDADPRLDALHRLQILDTDYEPPFDRIVRMVADFFDMPSVGIHLLDNDRQWVKAFEGQRFTCPREDSVCQFTLAHDDLLVIPDLRTDARTRHLGIVTGPPHVRFYAGMPLRTREGHAVGTLCLIASEPRARLDADEERWLREYAELVIETMELRVDYHRSQQELRTAIEFDAVTGLRNRASIIREAQALIDTTPAPAGVAAVKVRLDRMELVLGATGQSGIGTVLRTASERLARILGPDDMLARGDGDTFIIVRVRHMQHDDPQLEHWLEATAEQALTVLAEPMAIDGDRINITASIGLAAFADGVPAHYAIDAASAASLASADNGGNRAQHFAPDAFGEFRERVGVEADLREAVTRGAFTVSWQPIVEMAANARVIGAEALVRWPRGDKHAVGPDRFIPIAEETGLIHKLGLWVFEAACSDLAAWRRQGHDLWISVNLSPLQLDDPQLTEQLKQRTQAAGVDPSRIKLEITESALSTHINEVDYALQRLREAGFQLALDDFGTGHSSLARLIRMPFNTLKVDRGFVNDCPDGPGAAVVTSVSALAHDLGIELVAEGVEHDGHERFLREHGYTLAQGYYYARPMSAEALIEHMGATA